DNA from Spartinivicinus poritis:
GCTCACCATATTTTTCACCAAACAGAGCCATAGCACCTTTTTGCTTGGCTGTATCCATGTCAGTAATTTCCACTGCTACTGGTGTATTTGCACGAATTTGCTCATTAACAATGGCTTCGATTTGCGCCAACTCATCTGGGGTTACGGCTTCATAATGAGAAAAATCGAAACGAAGTCGTTCACTATCAACCAAAGAGCCTTTTTGTAATACATGATCACCCAACACATCACGCAATGCCGCATGTAATAAATGAGTAGCTGAGTGGTTTAAAGCAGTAGCCTGGCGTATTTCTTGGTCCACAACCAACTCTACTTGTTGGCCTATGGTTAATTTACCTTGTTTAATCGTACCAATATGCAGGTGATGATCAGTTTCTCTTTGAGTATCTGTTACCTCAAACTTTCCACCATCCCACTGTAGCAAGCCTTTATCTCCTACCTGGCCACCAGACTCTGCATAAAAAGGGGTTTGGTCTAATACTAATACAGCCTGCTGCCCTTCAGTAGCATGTTGCACGGCTTCACCACCGACTAAGATATGGCTAATCGTGGCCTGATGAGCCAGCTGTTGATAACCAGTAAACTCGGTTTGCCCCTCCAGATTTAAGGCCGCATTATAGTCGACAGTTACCTTACGCTTTCTATTAGCATCAGCGGTTTGCTGCATTAAAGCTTCATAACCCGCAATATCCAGGGTCAACTCACGCTCACGGGCAATATCGTTAGTTAAATCAACTGGGAAACCATAAGTGTCGTATAAAGTAAAAATAGTCTGGCCAGGAATCACTTTGCCTTTTAGCTCAGCAATAGCATCTTCAAGAATTTTCATTCCATTATCGAGGGTTTTACTAAATTGCTCTTCTTCTTTTAGTAAAATTCGCTCTATATGCTGTTTGGCTTCAGCTAGCTCAGGGTAAGCATCACCCATTACAGCAACCAGCGCAGGCAATAGTTTATGGAAGAATGGCCCTTTGGCACCGAGTTTATTACCATGACGAATCGCTCGACGGATAATCCGCCGCAGTACATAGCCTCGTCCTTCATTAGAAGGCAGCACCCCATCTGCAATAATAAAAGCACAAGAGCGAATATGATCAGCAATAACCCGTAGCGACTTAGCAGAAAGGTCTACTCCGCCTAATAAATCAGAAGCTGCTGTTAATAAATGCTGAAAAATATCGATTTCATAGTTGCTATGCACTTGCTGCATAACAGCAGCAATCCGCTCCAGCCCCATCCCCGTATCCACAGATGGCTTAGGTAATGGCTCCATTTTGCCATCCACCGTGCGGTTATACTGCATAAATACCAGGTTCCAAATTTCGATATAGCGGTCGCCATCATCATTCGGC
Protein-coding regions in this window:
- the alaS gene encoding alanine--tRNA ligase; protein product: MKSAEIRSAFLNYFKRQGHEIVASSSLVPPADDKTLLFANAGMNQFKDVFLGREARSYTRATTAQRCVRAGGKHNDLENVGYTARHHTFFEMLGNFSFGDYFKREAIRFAWEFLTVELKLPKEKLWVTVYKDDKEAEDIWFNEIGIDQTQFSRLGEKDNFWSMGDTGPCGPCSEIFYDHGADVAGDPPGGPNDDGDRYIEIWNLVFMQYNRTVDGKMEPLPKPSVDTGMGLERIAAVMQQVHSNYEIDIFQHLLTAASDLLGGVDLSAKSLRVIADHIRSCAFIIADGVLPSNEGRGYVLRRIIRRAIRHGNKLGAKGPFFHKLLPALVAVMGDAYPELAEAKQHIERILLKEEEQFSKTLDNGMKILEDAIAELKGKVIPGQTIFTLYDTYGFPVDLTNDIARERELTLDIAGYEALMQQTADANRKRKVTVDYNAALNLEGQTEFTGYQQLAHQATISHILVGGEAVQHATEGQQAVLVLDQTPFYAESGGQVGDKGLLQWDGGKFEVTDTQRETDHHLHIGTIKQGKLTIGQQVELVVDQEIRQATALNHSATHLLHAALRDVLGDHVLQKGSLVDSERLRFDFSHYEAVTPDELAQIEAIVNEQIRANTPVAVEITDMDTAKQKGAMALFGEKYGEQVRLLSMGNNGFSVELCGGTHVDRTGDIGTFVIVAETGIAAGIRRIEAVTGKAAFAWLKQSEQHLQTIASWVKAGRDNVVTKVQDLLDRQRQLEKQLGQLQQKMASSAGNDLMAQVKEISGVKMLAAELSGVDQKALPDTIDQLKNKLGSGVVVLSIKVADDKLAIASGVTKDLCGQIKAGDLLKFVAEQVGGKGGGRPDFARGGGSQPEKVAEALASVEGWLANKL